From the genome of Granulicella cerasi:
GTTGCGCATGCAGCGAACGCTTCGGCGTTGACTCTTCCGTATCGGTGTTCTCAGTGTCAGAGAGCTGCTCGACCGGAGTGTCAGCCGCCATGAGACGATCAAGCGCTTCACGCGCCAAGGAGCGTTGGCGCTTCAGGTAGCGCGAGACGATCAGATCCTTTTCCGGGTGAGTCGCCAGCCACCCCTCTCCCTTGCGCAGCAGCTTTTCGATCTCATCGCCAGCGACCCAATAGTGCTTCTCGTTGTCCAGGACCGGAATCAACACGTAAAGGTGTGTCAAAAGATCCTGAAGGCGCTTCACACCGGCGATCGTCAACGAGACATACGGCGACTCTCCCCACTCGGGAAACGCTTCGTCCAGCTTTGCGCTGGTCATTGTCACTTCATAGCCCAGGGGTTCGAATAGTCTGCGCACCAGGTCGTGCCCGCCTCGCGCGGCCAATACAGGGAGACTCGCGGACAGGGGGATTGCAGAATCGGCAAGTTCCTGCCGCTCTTTGCTTCGTCCCGTCATCGCTGTGTTGAAGATGCGACCGATCGCCACGCTAAGGAACGAATTGGCTGCATAGGGCCGATCGTTCACATACTGCTCTAGCTGCCCGCCGTCTCCAGAAGGCTCACGACCGCGCACCAAGCCGACGGGATCAATTTCCAGCAGCAACGCAGCTGTGCATTTCTTAAGAGACGCCTCTGGGTAGAAGACCGTCGCCGTACCAAAAGACACGTCTTCCGTTTGAACTCGTGAAGGGTTCTTGTGGAGTAGATAGCCCAGGTCCGAGGCGGGTTGATGCGTGGTTGACAGAGTGAGAAGCATGCATCAGCAAGTTTACGGGCTTCGTGACTCGGTGCGCCGGGGCTGGGCGCCCGAAATCAGCGCGGCCCGTCAACGTGTAAACAATCGAGTATCCCAGCGTACAGGTTCGGGAGCGGAAGCTTCGATCAATTTCGCGGCACTATGGGCTTGGTTAATCAGGATGTTGTACTCGCGTCCTTCGGTGACGACACTTGGCACTCGGAGAACTGCTGTTCGAGCTTCCCGCAGCCACTCATCACCAAAAGCTCTTGCCGTCGTCACATCCTCGGCATCCCAACCCGGCAGTGCAGACGGCAATAGAGTTTCGATTACGACACTCTCCGGGATGGCGATCCGGACGACCTGATGATGCTTGGGAGGGACCGCCAGGTTGGCGTGCACAAGGATTTCGAGCATCGCGCCGGCATAGCTTTCGGCGGCATAGATAACGCGCTGACCTATGGAGTTCCAGCGGCCTCCACGGAGCATCGCTCCAGTGCCGTCAAAGATCGGATGACGCGCATCCGCGATCCGGTACGCGATCATCGCTAGACGGGGAGTCCGTAGAAGAGTTTCTCGAGCAGGTCTTCGACACGACGGGCGCCGAGCTCCGTCCGAGCCACTTCGAGCGGAGTTCTGTCATGGAGCTCGCGGTGTGGCTTGTTCATCCACTCGCGCGCCCGGTCCCGATCATCCCAGACGTACTCCGCTTGCGCGAGCACGCGCGCCAGCCTCTCGGTGCGCTCGCTCTCGTCCACGGAAAGACGCCTGGTCCGACGCTTCCACGTTGCCGCTGGCACAACCTTGAACTTGTAGGCGTTCGCCACCCGGCGATCCTCGTAAAGACGAGTGGATAGCTTTTCGAGGGAGCGTTTCGGGAGCCCAGCTGAGACGGCAGACTCCAACTCGCTGACGGTCCGGATGGAAGGTCCGAGACCGAGGATCTCAGCAATGGACTGGGGTTCGATCAT
Proteins encoded in this window:
- a CDS encoding antitoxin Xre/MbcA/ParS toxin-binding domain-containing protein produces the protein MIEPQSIAEILGLGPSIRTVSELESAVSAGLPKRSLEKLSTRLYEDRRVANAYKFKVVPAATWKRRTRRLSVDESERTERLARVLAQAEYVWDDRDRAREWMNKPHRELHDRTPLEVARTELGARRVEDLLEKLFYGLPV
- a CDS encoding RES family NAD+ phosphorylase, whose amino-acid sequence is MIAYRIADARHPIFDGTGAMLRGGRWNSIGQRVIYAAESYAGAMLEILVHANLAVPPKHHQVVRIAIPESVVIETLLPSALPGWDAEDVTTARAFGDEWLREARTAVLRVPSVVTEGREYNILINQAHSAAKLIEASAPEPVRWDTRLFTR
- a CDS encoding 3' terminal RNA ribose 2'-O-methyltransferase Hen1, which produces MLLTLSTTHQPASDLGYLLHKNPSRVQTEDVSFGTATVFYPEASLKKCTAALLLEIDPVGLVRGREPSGDGGQLEQYVNDRPYAANSFLSVAIGRIFNTAMTGRSKERQELADSAIPLSASLPVLAARGGHDLVRRLFEPLGYEVTMTSAKLDEAFPEWGESPYVSLTIAGVKRLQDLLTHLYVLIPVLDNEKHYWVAGDEIEKLLRKGEGWLATHPEKDLIVSRYLKRQRSLAREALDRLMAADTPVEQLSDTENTDTEESTPKRSLHAQRLEVVAATLMTTGAKRVLDLGCGEGKLLRLLLAERQFEFVLGMDVSYRSLEKAKELLRLENMPERQRQRIELIQGSLTYRDRRLSGFDAAAIVEVIEHLDAARLATFERIVFEFARPAHVVLTTPNVEYNAVFEKLHAGEFRHDDHRFEWSRKQFEDWATSLAERSGYQVRFEPVGPVEEQYGAPTQMAIFSRKEVTQ